Sequence from the Macaca fascicularis isolate 582-1 chromosome 16, T2T-MFA8v1.1 genome:
GGATGGGTCCCGGCACCCAAACACACCCTGGGCTCTGGAGTCCAGCGAGTGAATCCATCTGTCCCCAACCTCCATCCCAGGCTGCATCCCCATCCCCCAAGGACTTGTGTCACTGACCAGCCTCGGCCTCATCGCCCTTGGCATCCGGCTCCTGCCACCAGTCAGCATACATGCCCTCCTCGTAGTCACCCTCCCCTTCAAACTCGGCGTCAGATAGGGCATCCTCAGGCTCCAGGGGCGGTTCTgtctcctccagctccatctagaGTAGCGCCACGGTTGCGGAAGAAACAGGGTCACAGTAGGCCCAAACCCATATGGGCTCCCTTCCTGGCCAATGGGACCTCCCATCCCATCTCTCAGTCCCCAaagtcccttcccttcccagtctCAAGATCTAATGAGACTGTTCTGAGGATTTTCCCCAAACTGCCCCTCCCTGAGTGGCTGCATAGGGCACCACCAGTAGAATTTGGTGTCAGCATAAACATCGCCCCTGCACAGCCCCACCTTTTAAGCATAAAGACTCTGGTGAGAATATTGCCAGTCCATGCATAATGTTTTTGCTCATACTGTTTCCCTGCCAGGAACTACTGCCGTCCCCTGTGCCTGCGTAACCCGCACTAATCCCTCCAGAGCCAAGCATCAGTTCCAGGCTGAGCCCTTGCTGGTGACTCTGGCTGGGCTGGAGACCTCCCCCAGTGCCATATGCTGCCCTCTCCAGCAGCTGTTAGTGCTTCccccactagactgtgagctgCATGTGAAACGGATCATGACTTTCACTAACTTACTCCAGCCCCTAGTCTGGTGTCTGGCAAACCACAGGGAACAAGAGACAGCCGTCAAAACGGCTGCCAtgtgctgggcgcagtgactcacacctgtaaccccagcactttgggaggctgaggtgggtggatcacttgaggtcaggagttcaagaccagcctggccaacatggtgaaaccccatgtctctaccgaaaatacaaaaattttttgtatttttgggtgTGGTATTGtattctgggtgtggtggcacacacctgtaatcccagctactcgggaggctgaggcaggagaatcgcttgaacctgggaggtggaggttgcagtgagctgagactgcaccactgcactccagcctgggtgacagagcgagactgggCTGCCATTCACTGTGCATCTACCGGCTGCTGGCTCTTTATCAAGTGCTTTACATACTTGATctcagccaggcaaggtggctcatgcctgtaatcccagcactttgggaggccaaggcagtcagatcacttgaggtcaggagtttgagaccagcctggccaacgtggtaaaaccctgtctctactacaaatacaaaataaaattggctggacatggtggcgcaggcctgtaatcccaggtactcggaggctgagacaggaggatcccttgaacccaagaagtggaggttgcagtgagtggagatcatgccactgcacactccagcctgggtgacagagcgagattctgttaccaagaaaaaaaaaaaaagaaaaatacatacttGATCTcgcttaattttttgtttttctcgagacagagtctcaatctgtcacccaggctggagtgcagtggcgtgatctcggctcactgcaacctctgcctctgggttcagcgattctcctgcctcagcctcccaagtagctgagattacaggtgctcaccaccacacctgagtaatttttgtatttttagtagagacaggatttcactatgttggccaggctggtcttgaactcctgacctcaggtgatccctctgcctcggcctcctagattgctgtgattacaggattATAGATTGCACCAGGGCTGCAATTACCCAGGTCCAGGCCACAGGTGGCCAGGGAGGCACACAGGGTCAGAGTGGGCACTGCTAACCCAGAACAAAGAGCCAGGGCATGCGGcaagggcttcctggaggaggcaccATGTGAGCTGGGCCTGGGAGGAGCAGGACTGGGACATGTACAGAAAGGGGACATGAGAATactgaggctggggaaggaagggACAGTCTAGACAAGGAATAGGCAAACCTCTCTGCTTCATGACAGTTGACCACCAGGGGCTGGGGCTGAATTCTGGCACACTGGGGGCCCCAGATAAAGGTCCAAGGTGTCCCCATCACAGCCTAGTTCTGGAAAGCAGGAGGCACTCACCTCATCATCTGACTGCAGGTACATGTGGGTGAACTCCAGCAGCTCCCGCAGCTCGGCCGTCTGGTTGTGGTAGAGCATGGCCTCCTGGAAGGAGGAAAGGACGGGGTAGGGGTGAGCCATACCCTGCTGCTGCCAGATGGCAAGAAGCCAGGGCTCCTAGGATCTGGGCCCACTGACCCTCTTCCAGCTCAAGTATCAAGTATCAGCTCACAAGCTAATGAGATCATCGTGGCTGCTTGGAACACTGGGTTAAGGATTCTGAGGGTTTGCTGAGAAAGAGTCCCTCAATCCATTAGCAATGTCTGCCACTGACAAGGAAGGCAGGAGTGGCACCATGTGTCCCATATTTGCCAGCCTGGCCCTCAATTCCAACGGGTTTCCTCCCTTGGTTACCTGGGGAAGACGGACAAAGGTCAGCAGTGAGGGTAATGAAGGTAGGGAGTGGAACAGGCAGGAGTGGATGTGTACCTTCATACATCCCTCGTCGGACACTGCTGGTGAGGTGGGCAATACCACCACCATTTTGCAGGTAAGGCAATAGATTCAGAAAGGGCCATGGTCTTCCTAGGACCACACAGCAGTGGGGCTGAGCTCTGAATCCAGGACTCTAACCTCAACTcatattctttctttccatttcccaTCCTGCCTTCCACGGAAGCcaggagtttattttttattttctattttattttattattattatttgagacagtctcactctgtcacccagactgaagcgcagtggcgcgatctcggctcactgcaagctctgcctcccaggttcacaccattctcctgcctcagtctcccaagtagctaggactacaggcgcccgccaccacacctggctaattttttgtctttttagtagagacggggtttcaccatgttagccaggatggtctcgatctcctgacctcgtgatccgctcgcctcggcctcccaaagtgttgggattacaggcgtgagccaccgcgcccggctgccagtttatattttacaaagtGCATGTCCAGCAAGTGCCCCAGAAAGCAGTGCCCACCTCCCGGGGCTGGAAGTCCTCCTCTTCCAGGCCCCAGCGAGCCCGGTGGAAGCGGTAATACACCAGGTTCTGCTGCATGATGCTGTCATTGGGGTCGAAGAGCATGTAGCTGGCGGCGCTGCGGGCAGCCTGGCGCACATCATTCACTGCAGCAGGACAGGGGTGAGGAATTGCTCCGGCGCTTCCCCTTCAGAGTCAACCCCATCTCCCAGTTCAGTCCAGCACCCCTGCTACCCAGCCACCTCCCAGAATACCTAATGGACTCCTTACCCCACCCATGCATAATGCCAGCTAGCATGTAGTGGGCACTCACCGTATGCCAGGCCCTGACTAACTCACCTAAGCCtgttattgtctttttattgtttttgagacagggtctcactctatcaccctggctggagtgcagtggtggtgcaATTATGGTCACctcagccttgatctcccaggcttaggtgatcctctcacctcagcctcctgagtagctgcgactacaggcaggcaccaccacacccatctaattttttgtatgtttttgtttgttttgagacagggtcttgttctgtcactcaggctgcagtgcagtggtacgatctcagctcagtacagcctccgcctccagggctcaagcaatcctcccacctcagtctcttcagtagctgggactacaggcactcgccaccatgcctggctaactttttgtattttttgtagacacggagtcttgccatattgcccaggttggtcttgaaggcctgggctcaagccacctgcctgcctgggcttcccaaagtgctgggattacaggcgtgaaccaccatgcccagccatgccTATTACTGTCATCCCCATGACAGTAAATctgagtcacagagaggttaGATAAATTGCTCAAGCTCACATGGCTGGAGAATGATGGCTCTAGGGAATTAGAGGCCCTCAGCCTCTCTGCTATCTGTACCCAGGAAGGGTCTCCTGGCCCCTTGGTTCTTAGCCCCCGCTCTGCTCGGATTCCCAGCTCTGTCTGAATCTTGGCATCTCCAAGTAGCAAGAACACTGGAGGCTGTCCGTTCCAGCCCCAGTGGATGCCAGGATCTCTCTAGTGAGGAGAGCCACAAGTCCTGGTGCCACATTTTATTAGTCATGACACTAACAGTCCCTTGCcctataagcctcagtttccccatctgaaaaatTGGTCCAGTAATGCCAGCTGCATGGTGTTGGTGAAAGGACCACATAAGATAAACTGCCTTATAAACTCTCaagtgttggctgggcgcagtggctcatacctataatcctagcactttgggaggctaaggcagtggatcacctgaggtcagcagttcaagaccagcctggccaacatggtgaaaccccgtctctactaaaaatacaaaaatcagctgggcgtggtggtgtgcacctgtaatcccagctactcaggaggctgaggcaggagaatcacttgaaccctggaggcagaggttgcagtgagccgagatcgtgccactgcactccagcctgggtaacagagtgaaactccgtttcttttttttttttttttttttttttttgagacggagtctcgctttgtcgcccaggctggagtgcagtggcgcgatctcggctcactgcaagctccgcctcccgggttcacgccattctcctgcctcagcctcccgagtagctgggactacaggcgcccacaaccgcgcccggctaattttttgtatttttagtagagacggggtttcaccgtggtctcgatctcctgaccttgtgatccgcccgcctcggcctcccaaagtgctgggattacaggcgtgagccaccgcgcccggccgaaactccgtttcaaaaataaaaataaactgtcaaGTGCTCTGCAGTTGTTGGTTGCCTAGTCATTTGCCCAAGAGACCCTCTACTTCTCCCTGAGGCTGCTGTCTGTTCCCACTCAGCCTCTCACCTGCCCCAGACTCCCAGGGTGCCTTCCCCATATCCCCACCGCCCCTAGCCTTTCCTCCTATCACCCAGGGTCCTCAATACTGAAGGAAAGCTCCCCACAACTCTGGGAGGCTCCCATGCAGTCCTCTCCCTTATCACCTCTTCCCCTGCCCAAGTCCACCCAgggggctcacacttgtagtaGGCAAACTGCAGGTAGTGGTACATGGTGGCCACGAACTTGTCCACGAAGTAGCCGCCCACATTGGGGGTCAAATTGGCCTCACAGTCCACCTTGCACTGCAGGGATTCTGCAAAGAGATCTGGGGGTGGGAGGCGGCAGTGAGAGGCTGGCGTTGCAATGAACAGCTCTGTCCCCCCAGGTGGAGGAGACTCCAAATCCAAGCTCTGCCTACTGAGCCAGGCTGCTTGTCCAGAAAACATGTTGCTGTTGCAATCACAGGAGAGAATGCGTGTAAAGTGCTTGGCATACTATATGACAAATGATGATGAGGAAGATGACTGTGGGCTGGGCTGACTCATCAACCCCACCACTCAACCACCACCCCAAGCCAGAGGGAGCCAGGGCATTCTGGGAGAACAGCAGATGAGGTCCAGAAGTGGGGCAGAAGTCCAAACAGAGAAGctaaaggtctttttttttttttttttttttttttttttttttttttttttttttttgagacggagtctccctctgtcgaccaggctggagtgcagtggcacgatcttggctcaatgcaacctccacctcccaggttcaagcaattctgcctcagcctcccaagtagctgggattacaggcaaccaccaccacgaccagctaatttttgtatttttagtagagacagagtttcaccatgttggtcaggctggtcttgaactcctgacctcgtgatctgcccgcctcggcctcccaaaatgctgagattataggtgtgagtcaccacacctggccaaggacAGTCCTTTCTGCTCCTGCTTGAGGGACCCCGGGGTTAGAGATCCCTAGACTAGGTGTGATTTCTGGTTACCAATTGCTTTTTGCACACACCTGCTGGGCTACTTCTCACTGCTGCACCTTTGCATCTGCActgccctctgcctggaaggccTGTGAACCCAAGCTTCCCAAACCCTTCAGGGATGTCACTGCCTCTGCACTGATCCAGCCCCTTAGACACTTCCAGCTGGGGCTCCTACACTCAGCGTCTTTCTCAGCAGACAAGGCCTTCCTCCCGGCTGGCTCCTCCACATTCGCAGTGCTCCACGTGCAGGGAGGGGACATCTGCCTTACCGAGCCTGTGGGTGAGAGGACTGCCCGCCGTGGTCTGGGTGGCGGATACCTGCTATGGCCGGGTAGAAGTCCTTGAAGTCCACCTGCTCATGGGCCCCTTCACAGCCGGCCAGGCACCGGGCAAAGACCGCCAGGTACTCTGCCAAGGCCCGCTCCATGTCCTCCGTGCTGCTGCGGAAATCCCCGCTGTTGTAGAGCTTCACAGCCCGGAGGAACACGGCCTGGAAGGGGCGTGGCAGGGGAAGTCAGGGCGCCCCCAACATCTCCCCTCCTCTACAAGTCCTATCGGCGGgaccctcctcctgcccctccaccccacctcgTAGGGCTGGGCCTCTAGGTCCGTGAGGGACTCGTCGGCGACGTCCAGCATCCCCCGGTAGTAGTTGAGGTACTTGGCGGTCAGCTCGTGCTTCGGATTCCTCTGGAGGAAGGTGTAGGCCGCCGCCACCGCCTTCTCCAGCCGGTTAGCCTGGTCGGGGGGTAGGGGTTCGGGGAGCGGGTCAGTAAGAACGGAGCTGGCTTCGTGCCGCGGGTGAAGGCAACGCTCCTCCGACCGATCGGTGGAGTGACACGACGCCCAGCCCGAGACAGGTCCCCGGGTGGGGGCGGGCTCCCACCTTGAACAGCGCGTAGTGCAGGTACTGGTAGGGCAAGCGGCTCTGGAAGTCGCGCAGCAGCTGCCGCGGCGGGTAGGGCACCTGGAAGGCGGGCAGCGTCCGCTTGCAGCGCCGCAGGCAGGCGGCGCGCTCCAGGACGCGGCCGAAGAGCCGCAGCTCGCGGGCCCACTCGTCGGCGCGGCCGTCGTCTGGGTCGGGCTTGGGCGCTGGAGCGGGGCCGCTGCAGTTGGCGTGGCAGAAGGCCTCGCTGTCGCGCAGCAGCCGGTGCAGCCGCAGCGCCGCCTCCAGGTAGCGCGCGCTCTCGCGCCAGCTCTCGCCCTCATACTGCTCCAGCGCGTGCCCGTAGGCCGCGGCCAGCGGCATCAGGTCCTCTGGCGGGAAGCCCCGGAAGCTGTACTTCTCGTACTGCGCCCTGGCGCTgcccagcagcagccacagcagcccCCACGCCACCCGAGCCATGCCCGCCGCGCCGCCGGCTCTCCAGAGCTGAGCTGGCGGCCCCGCGGACGGAAGGGGACAGGGACAGGCCCAGGGCGGGCCGCGCGCCCGCTGGGTCTTAGCGCCGGGCACGAGGGCGGCAaggcggggcggggcctgggtCACGACGTCTCCCCTCTTTTCCCGGAGGGTCCCATAGTGTCCTAAGTCCTCTCCGTCGGCCCGGGCTCCTGCCGTGGGGGTGTCCCCTAGGCAGAGAATGAGTCGGGGAGCGCTTCCCGCCAGAGATGGGGAGCCCAGGAAGCCCCTCCCCCACGCAAACAGTGCCCCCGCCTGAGATCAGGACACTGAGTGAGGGCTGCCTCTGCGCTGCCCAAACGAGGGGGAAGCCCTGGAGCCGGGCCTTCAGTCGCTGCGCCCTCCTGCACCCTCCTGCACCCTCCGAGTGTCTCCCCCGCCCACGTCGGAGGCACACACCTGCTATCACTTGCACACTTTGCGCTGCCACCACCCCCCACTCCGTCTCCGTGCCCGTCACATCCCAAGTCACAAAGTCCTTCTTGCAGTCCAGCTTTTGCGGGACCAAGCTGCTCTTCCCTGGAGATGCCTTCCCTTCTAGCACAGCTGGGGTCACGGACGAGCACCGAGATGTCCCTCACACTCCGCTGCTTCGCCACCCACCTAGAGGGGGCCAGAATTGGAGTTGCCGGCGAAAGAAGCAAGGGGCATCTCCGCCTGGCTTTAGGACCCGGGGGCTCCGGAAAAAgacattgaacttttttttttttttccatttggtgTCCACTCAGAGTTCTCATCTTTCGCGAGCCTCCCTCCCTGGCCAGGCCCCAGGTCTCGCAGCCAGGGATGgagatggggggagggggaaCCCGGATTTTTTTGTGGGGCCTCCCTCCGACTCTAATACACTCAACCTGGCCCCCTCCTCCTAttgcacccccacccccgcccctgctcctctggccagGCCAGCTCTGTCTTCCCAGCCCCCATTCCACGTGGACCAGCCAGGGCGGGGGTAGGGGAGGAGGACAGGAAGCGGGGGAGCTAGTTCTGGGAGGCGGGGGGCGGGGGAAGGAGGTTGGCGGCGGCTCCCTCGCTCGCCCTCACTGCTGTCGGTCCCAACTCCAGGCACCATGTTCCCCGCGGGCCCCCCCAGCCACAGCC
This genomic interval carries:
- the P3H4 gene encoding endoplasmic reticulum protein SC65 isoform X3, with translation MARVAWGLLWLLLGSARAQYEKYSFRGFPPEDLMPLAAAYGHALEQYEGESWRESARYLEAALRLHRLLRDSEAFCHANCSGPAPAPKPDPDDGRADEWARELRLFGRVLERAACLRRCKRTLPAFQVPYPPRQLLRDFQSRLPYQYLHYALFKANRLEKAVAAAYTFLQRNPKHELTAKYLNYYRGMLDVADESLTDLEAQPYEAVFLRAVKLYNSGDFRSSTEDMERALAEYLAVFARCLAGCEGAHEQVDFKDFYPAIAVNDVRQAARSAASYMLFDPNDSIMQQNLVYYRFHRARWGLEEEDFQPREEAMLYHNQTAELRELLEFTHMYLQSDDEMELEETEPPLEPEDALSDAEFEGEGDYEEGMYADWWQEPDAKGDEAEAEPEPELA
- the P3H4 gene encoding endoplasmic reticulum protein SC65 isoform X1, encoding MARVAWGLLWLLLGSARAQYEKYSFRGFPPEDLMPLAAAYGHALEQYEGESWRESARYLEAALRLHRLLRDSEAFCHANCSGPAPAPKPDPDDGRADEWARELRLFGRVLERAACLRRCKRTLPAFQVPYPPRQLLRDFQSRLPYQYLHYALFKANRLEKAVAAAYTFLQRNPKHELTAKYLNYYRGMLDVADESLTDLEAQPYEAVFLRAVKLYNSGDFRSSTEDMERALAEYLAVFARCLAGCEGAHEQVDFKDFYPAIADLFAESLQCKVDCEANLTPNVGGYFVDKFVATMYHYLQFAYYKLNDVRQAARSAASYMLFDPNDSIMQQNLVYYRFHRARWGLEEEDFQPREEAMLYHNQTAELRELLEFTHMYLQSDDEMELEETEPPLEPEDALSDAEFEGEGDYEEGMYADWWQEPDAKGDEAEAEPEPELA
- the P3H4 gene encoding endoplasmic reticulum protein SC65 isoform X4, with protein sequence MARVAWGLLWLLLGSARAQYEKYSFRGFPPEDLMPLAAAYGHALEQYEGESWRESARYLEAALRLHRLLRDSEAFCHANCSGPAPAPKPDPDDGRADEWARELRLFGRVLERAACLRRCKRTLPAFQVPYPPRQLLRDFQSRLPYQYLHYALFKANRLEKAVAAAYTFLQRNPKHELTAKYLNYYRGMLDVADESLTDLEAQPYEEAMLYHNQTAELRELLEFTHMYLQSDDEMELEETEPPLEPEDALSDAEFEGEGDYEEGMYADWWQEPDAKGDEAEAEPEPELA
- the P3H4 gene encoding endoplasmic reticulum protein SC65 isoform X2; translated protein: MARVAWGLLWLLLGSARAQYEKYSFRGFPPEDLMPLAAAYGHALEQYEGESWRESARYLEAALRLHRLLRDSEAFCHANCSGPAPAPKPDPDDGRADEWARELRLFGRVLERAACLRRCKRTLPAFQVPYPPRQLLRDFQSRLPYQYLHYALFKANRLEKAVAAAYTFLQRNPKHELTAKYLNYYRGMLDVADESLTDLEAQPYEAVFLRAVKLYNSGDFRSSTEDMERALAEYLAVFARCLAGCEGAHEQVDFKDFYPAIAGIRHPDHGGQSSHPQARRPCSTTTRRPSCGSCWSSPTCTCSQMMRWSWRRQNRPWSLRMPYLTPSLKGRVTTRRACMLTGGRSRMPRAMRPRLSQSLNWHEKGTPHTPQAWEAWSRWPHPHQPGQQQELFIKNLRWARRGGSRL